Proteins co-encoded in one Alcanivorax sp. genomic window:
- a CDS encoding response regulator encodes MRILVVEDNKAVSLIICRIIEELEHEYVLAADGEAALRLFRQRDIDLLILDVELPVLDGFTVAREVRNDDQNLPILFISGNSSEAYQQQSLDAGGDALMAKPLRPSELRRWLNGYLAKAS; translated from the coding sequence ATGCGCATTCTGGTAGTGGAAGACAACAAGGCCGTGAGCCTGATCATCTGTCGCATCATCGAGGAACTGGAGCACGAGTATGTGCTGGCCGCCGATGGTGAGGCGGCGTTGCGTCTGTTCAGGCAGCGGGACATCGATTTGTTAATTCTGGACGTGGAACTACCGGTACTGGACGGCTTTACCGTGGCCCGGGAAGTCCGCAATGACGACCAGAACCTCCCTATTCTGTTCATCTCCGGCAACAGTAGCGAAGCCTACCAGCAACAAAGCCTGGATGCGGGTGGCGACGCCCTCATGGCCAAACCCCTGCGCCCAAGTGAATTGCGCCGCTGGCTGAATGGCTATCTGGCCAAAGCCAGCTGA
- a CDS encoding AraC family transcriptional regulator translates to MYHRRTININRVVKLLQGAARSGASIPELLDKCGIPRQLLEDPDGTIERDTFIKMMLLIMEQTQDEFLGFGQGRKSKPGTFSMMAHAVINCPNLGAAIERGIRFYDLFELSTRTGIQREGDVARLVVNADSRLDFREVIIEASLFIWLRFMSWLVGKAIEPQEVRLDYSDTKNDEEHRFLFDCLIEYGTDENSVTFKSEFLELPLVQNELSLSKFLKDSLAQLFDGNIHNVGLPAQIRAIISNEYGNSFPDFTEICGKLNMTPQTLRRRLKEANTSYQEIKDSIRKDASVYYLSKPELSIDEIALLMGFSEASSFHRAFKKWTGKTPSSYRKEHFGVS, encoded by the coding sequence ATGTACCATCGTAGAACGATCAATATCAATCGAGTGGTCAAGCTGTTGCAGGGGGCCGCCCGATCCGGGGCCAGTATTCCTGAATTGCTCGACAAATGTGGTATTCCACGTCAGCTACTGGAAGACCCGGATGGCACGATCGAGCGTGATACGTTTATCAAGATGATGCTCCTGATCATGGAGCAGACCCAGGACGAATTCCTTGGCTTTGGTCAGGGGCGCAAGTCCAAGCCGGGCACCTTCTCCATGATGGCCCACGCGGTGATCAACTGCCCCAATCTGGGGGCGGCTATCGAACGGGGTATCCGCTTCTACGACCTGTTTGAGCTGAGTACCCGCACCGGCATCCAGCGCGAAGGCGATGTGGCCCGGCTGGTGGTCAATGCTGACTCTCGCCTGGATTTCCGTGAAGTCATTATCGAAGCCTCCCTGTTCATCTGGCTGCGGTTCATGAGCTGGCTGGTGGGTAAGGCCATCGAGCCCCAGGAAGTCCGTCTTGATTATTCCGATACCAAGAACGATGAAGAGCACCGTTTCCTGTTCGATTGCCTGATTGAGTACGGCACCGACGAGAATTCCGTTACCTTCAAGTCCGAGTTTCTGGAGTTGCCGCTGGTTCAGAATGAGCTGTCCCTGTCCAAGTTCCTGAAGGACTCGCTGGCTCAGCTTTTCGACGGCAATATCCATAATGTGGGCCTGCCGGCCCAGATCCGGGCCATCATTTCCAATGAATACGGCAACAGTTTCCCGGACTTCACCGAGATCTGCGGCAAGCTGAACATGACGCCGCAGACCCTGCGCCGTCGTCTCAAGGAAGCCAATACCAGCTACCAGGAGATCAAGGACTCCATCCGCAAGGATGCCTCGGTCTATTACCTGTCCAAGCCGGAGCTGAGCATCGATGAGATTGCGCTGCTAATGGGCTTCAGTGAAGCAAGCTCCTTTCATCGTGCTTTCAAGAAGTGGACCGGGAAAACCCCGTCCAGCTATCGCAAGGAACACTTTGGTGTCAGCTAG